The proteins below come from a single Methanothrix thermoacetophila PT genomic window:
- a CDS encoding protein translocase SEC61 complex subunit gamma, which yields MKAAETKMDQLKGKLGVGGSEKKTGKKGRDAKTKSDLTDMLDDIGIEAPSMDLGEYIRVLKLARKPTREEFMMIGKVSITGIFLIGMIGFIIYALLTELPKSI from the coding sequence ATGAAGGCAGCAGAGACGAAGATGGACCAGCTGAAGGGAAAGCTAGGTGTTGGCGGATCTGAGAAGAAGACCGGGAAGAAGGGCAGGGATGCGAAGACAAAAAGCGATCTCACAGATATGCTCGATGACATCGGCATCGAAGCCCCATCGATGGACCTTGGCGAGTACATACGCGTCCTGAAGCTCGCAAGAAAGCCGACCAGGGAGGAGTTCATGATGATTGGGAAAGTATCGATCACGGGCATATTCCTGATCGGCATGATTGGCTTCATCATATACGCGCTCCTCACAGAGCTACCGAAGTCGATATAA